The Acanthopagrus latus isolate v.2019 chromosome 6, fAcaLat1.1, whole genome shotgun sequence genome includes a region encoding these proteins:
- the amigo3 gene encoding amphoterin-induced protein 3 isoform X1 gives MLCVAGNAGVLQGVVAASPSLWSVVVLLVWLSPVQTSICQSQDSSQAARCLCASDILSCTAAGLERVPAEMPVSAVTLDLSHNRIEQLEGGAFEGLYRLETLRLAHNLLTAVQPGAFRNTSGTMLQHLDLSSNQLRVLEPHYFQDLPGLEELLLFNNRIVRVEIRALAGLNSLRKAYLSHNLLTDFPFFSIQEHSHPHLSMLDLSSNRLPKLPLEDISNLPLSVQRGLYLHNNSLVCECSMYGLLLHWEQRGFASVTEFRQEHTCLAYGIKKVRFFRNDRYSETCNLTAMIGLLKEQNSSVSVKAGEPVVLHCVTTLSGQHVTFLWVSPNQEYVAPPGNNESLKMFTNGSLKIVAARAEDSGIYWCMARDLQRQRNETREVNVTVVLHPDRELHESFNTGFTTLLGCVVSLVLVLMYLYLTPCRCPPCRKASAPATATSSQGNEVGAGSAQSSILTPTPPASTEGPGRKVSTNKHVVFLEPIKEQQNGRLRAGPVAGGHLGPGLLLGAEQHSKQQRAGETDSIMSVFSDTPIISP, from the coding sequence atgttgtgtgttgctggTAACGCTGGTGTCCTGCAGGGTGTGGTAGCAGCTTCACCATCATTGtggtctgttgttgtgttgttggtctGGCTCAGCCCAGTCCAGACCTCCATCTGCCAGTCTCAGGACTCTTCTCAGGCAGCCCGCTGCCTCTGTGCCTCGGACATCCTGAGCTGCACCGCTGCCGGCCTGGAGCGGGTCCCCGCAGAAATGCCCGTCTCTGCCGTCACTCTGGATCTCAGCCACAACCGGATCGAGCAGCTGGAGGGGGGCGCCTTTGAAGGACTTTATCGACTGGAGACGTTACGGTTAGCTCACAACCTGCTGACCGCTGTTCAGCCGGGGGCATTTCGAAACACCTCTGGGACTATGCTCCAACATCTGGACTTGTCATCCAATCAGCTTCGTGTTTTGGAGCCACATTATTTCCAGGATTTGCCCGGACTGGAGGAACTGCTGCTGTTCAACAACCGGATCGTCCGTGTGGAGATCAGAGCTCTGGCAGGACTGAACAGCCTCCGCAAGGCCTACCTCAGTCACAACCTGCTCACTGACTTCCCCTTCTTTTCTATCCAAGAGCACAGCCATCCTCACCTGTCCATGCTGGACCTGTCCTCAAACCGCCTGCCTAAACTACCCCTGGAGGACATATCAAACTTACCCCTGTCAGTGCAGAGAGGACTGTACCTGCACAACAACTCTCTGGTGTGTGAGTGCTCCATGTACGGACTTTTGCTGCACTGGGAACAGAGAGGCTTCGCCTCCGTCACAGAGTTCAGGCAGGAGCACACCTGTCTGGCCTACGGGATAAAGAAAGTGCGTTTCTTCAGGAATGACCGGTACTCTGAAACATGTAACCTGACAGCCATGATTGGGCTGCTGAAGGAGCAGAACAGCAGTGTCTCAGTGAAGGCCGGGGAGCCCGTGGTGCTGCACTGTGTGACCACTCTCAGCGGGCAGCACGTCACCTTCCTCTGGGTGTCACCCAATCAGGAGTACGTGGCACCGCCAGGAAACAACGAATCATTAAAGATGTTCACTAACGGCAGCCTGAAGATCGTGGCAGCACGTGCAGAGGATTCTGGGATCTACTGGTGCATGGCTCGGGACCTGCAGCGGCAGCGCAACGAGACGCGAGAGGTCAACGTGACGGTGGTGCTGCACCCTGACCGGGAGCTTCATGAGTCCTTCAACACGGGATTCACCACGCTGCTGGGCTGCGTGGTGAGCCTGGTGCTGGTCCTCATGTACCTGTACCTGACGCCCTGCCGCTGCCCTCCCTGTCGCAAGGCCTCCGCCCCCGCCACGGCCACCTCAAGCCAGGGGAACGAGGTCGGGGCAGGGAGCGCCCAATCCTCCATCCTCACCCCCACCCCGCCAGCATCCACTGAGGGCCCGGGCCGCAAGGTCAGTACCAACAAGCATGTGGTGTTTCTGGAGCCAATCAAAGAGCAGCAGAACGGCAGACTGAGGGCGGGGCCTGTAGCAGGGGGACACCTGGGGCCGGGGTTACTGCTAGGGGCAGAGCAGCACTCGAAGCAGCAGAGGGCAGGAGAGACGGACTCCATCATGTCCgtcttctcagacactcccatCATCTCGCCATAG
- the amigo3 gene encoding amphoterin-induced protein 3 isoform X2 — MLCVAGNAGVLQGVVAASPSLWSVVVLLVWLSPVQTSICQSQDSSQAARCLCASDILSCTAAGLERVPAEMPVSAVTLDLSHNRIEQLEGGAFEGLYRLETLRLAHNLLTAVQPGAFRNTSGTMLQHLDLSSNQLRVLEPHYFQDLPGLEELLLFNNRIVRVEIRALAGLNSLRKAYLSHNLLTDFPFFSIQEHSHPHLSMLDLSSNRLPKLPLEDISNLPLSVQRGLYLHNNSLVCECSMYGLLLHWEQRGFASVTEFRQEHTCLAYGIKKVRFFRNDRYSETCNLTAMIGLLKEQNSSVSVKAGEPVVLHCVTTLSGQHVTFLWVSPNQEYVAPPGNNESLKMFTNGSLKIVAARAEDSGIYWCMARDLQRQRNETREVNVTVVLHPDRELHESFNTGFTTLLGCVVSLVLVLMYLYLTPCRCPPCRKASAPATATSSQGNEVGAGSAQSSILTPTPPASTEGPGRKNKCDDEQVTKTRFASMVNNQQD; from the exons atgttgtgtgttgctggTAACGCTGGTGTCCTGCAGGGTGTGGTAGCAGCTTCACCATCATTGtggtctgttgttgtgttgttggtctGGCTCAGCCCAGTCCAGACCTCCATCTGCCAGTCTCAGGACTCTTCTCAGGCAGCCCGCTGCCTCTGTGCCTCGGACATCCTGAGCTGCACCGCTGCCGGCCTGGAGCGGGTCCCCGCAGAAATGCCCGTCTCTGCCGTCACTCTGGATCTCAGCCACAACCGGATCGAGCAGCTGGAGGGGGGCGCCTTTGAAGGACTTTATCGACTGGAGACGTTACGGTTAGCTCACAACCTGCTGACCGCTGTTCAGCCGGGGGCATTTCGAAACACCTCTGGGACTATGCTCCAACATCTGGACTTGTCATCCAATCAGCTTCGTGTTTTGGAGCCACATTATTTCCAGGATTTGCCCGGACTGGAGGAACTGCTGCTGTTCAACAACCGGATCGTCCGTGTGGAGATCAGAGCTCTGGCAGGACTGAACAGCCTCCGCAAGGCCTACCTCAGTCACAACCTGCTCACTGACTTCCCCTTCTTTTCTATCCAAGAGCACAGCCATCCTCACCTGTCCATGCTGGACCTGTCCTCAAACCGCCTGCCTAAACTACCCCTGGAGGACATATCAAACTTACCCCTGTCAGTGCAGAGAGGACTGTACCTGCACAACAACTCTCTGGTGTGTGAGTGCTCCATGTACGGACTTTTGCTGCACTGGGAACAGAGAGGCTTCGCCTCCGTCACAGAGTTCAGGCAGGAGCACACCTGTCTGGCCTACGGGATAAAGAAAGTGCGTTTCTTCAGGAATGACCGGTACTCTGAAACATGTAACCTGACAGCCATGATTGGGCTGCTGAAGGAGCAGAACAGCAGTGTCTCAGTGAAGGCCGGGGAGCCCGTGGTGCTGCACTGTGTGACCACTCTCAGCGGGCAGCACGTCACCTTCCTCTGGGTGTCACCCAATCAGGAGTACGTGGCACCGCCAGGAAACAACGAATCATTAAAGATGTTCACTAACGGCAGCCTGAAGATCGTGGCAGCACGTGCAGAGGATTCTGGGATCTACTGGTGCATGGCTCGGGACCTGCAGCGGCAGCGCAACGAGACGCGAGAGGTCAACGTGACGGTGGTGCTGCACCCTGACCGGGAGCTTCATGAGTCCTTCAACACGGGATTCACCACGCTGCTGGGCTGCGTGGTGAGCCTGGTGCTGGTCCTCATGTACCTGTACCTGACGCCCTGCCGCTGCCCTCCCTGTCGCAAGGCCTCCGCCCCCGCCACGGCCACCTCAAGCCAGGGGAACGAGGTCGGGGCAGGGAGCGCCCAATCCTCCATCCTCACCCCCACCCCGCCAGCATCCACTGAGGGCCCGGGCCGCAAG AATAAATGTGACGATGAACAGGTGACGAAGACAAGATTTGCCTCTATGGTGAATAATCAGCAGGACTGA